From the genome of Mastomys coucha isolate ucsf_1 unplaced genomic scaffold, UCSF_Mcou_1 pScaffold6, whole genome shotgun sequence, one region includes:
- the Zc2hc1c gene encoding zinc finger C2HC domain-containing protein 1C — MAGLQLAPHLPVGVMFPHNKTEAPGLHSSKHDPYEQSDSSQRSSMGHLRNSFQQKLWSNTEREQEDEVSTHPKRNVCPKVRRHSCPNSAGISPQGSGNNAQGQGKGLFYLSSPTPRYPKANDQDFIPFRRKRVGVDRAYPLKPMVHRKSHSTSDAGTDGDQNGYPRLLDSSEFSDNGFGLRSWVNSSLLASVQAEKVMVELHRSEWTQIQRLEAAGESLQKEIRRKEILLREKLKKTEEGLRRIQKEKKQAIFQEDRELQRMVPPRRRVRDGDHNTTHNPCLSPEFRSEVFSGNRGEDQTCDQAQENSSPLPLSDYEIQKLKRERLMASNSKIRDQVSGSSADTVFQPAEELGNALQASRLSRTPGSSGSSSSTEEPELAKCSHCGRSFLSRRLQRHSIVCSKMQGSKRKVFDSSRARAKGTELEQYLNWRGPATAKAEPPPRKSTWRQKHESFIRTLRHARQVQQVIARGGDPSHLPSILPAENPDYVQCPHCSRHFAPKVAERHIPKCKTIKNRPPPPRKHDS; from the exons ATGGCTGGTCTCCAGTTGGCTCCACATCTGCCTGTGGGCGTTATGTTCCCACATAATAAAACAGAAGCTCCTGGGCTCCACTCATCTAAGCACGACCCTTATGAACAAAGTGATTCTTCCCAGCGGTCCTCGATGGGACATTTGAGGAATAGTTTCCAGCAGAAACTTTGGAGCAACACAGAGCGGGAGCAAGAGGATGAGGTCTCCACTCACCCCAAAAGGAACGTCTGCCCAAAAGTCCGGAGGCACTCCTGTCCCAACAGTGCAGGAATCAGCCCGCAAGGCTCTGGGAACAATGCCCAGGGCCAAGGGAAGGGTTTGTTCTACTTGTCTAGCCCGACACCCCGGTATCCCAAAGCAAATGACCAGGACTTCATTCCCTTTAGGAGGAAACGAGTTGGAGTGGATCGGGCGTACCCACTGAAGCCCATGGTCCACCGGAAGTCACATAGTACAAGTGATGCGGGCACAGACGGGGACCAGAATGGCTACCCAAGACTCCTTGACTCAAGTGAGTTCTCAGACAATGGTTTTGGTTTAAGGAGCTGGGTGAATTCATCGCTTCTTGCCTCTGTGCAGGCAGAGAAGGTCATGGTAGAGCTCCATAGGTCCGAGTGGACACAGATCCAAAGGCTAGAAGCTGCGGGGGAGAGTTTACAGAAGGAAATCCGAAGGAAGGAGATTCTCCTACGGGAAAAGctgaagaagacagaggagggtCTTCGAAGgattcagaaggaaaagaaacaggccATTTTCCAAGAAGACAGGGAGTTACAAAGGATGGTACCACCTAGGAGGAGGGTTAGAGACGGTGACCATAACACTACACACAATCCCTGCTTGTCCCCAGAGTTCAGGTCTGAGGTATTCAGTGGAAACAGAGGAGAGGATCAAACTTGTGATCAGGCTCAGGAAAACTCTAGTCCACTCCCACTTTCTGATTATGAAATCCAGAAGCTCAAGAGGGAAAGACTGATGGCAAGTAACAGTAAAATCCGCGACCAAGTCTCGGGATCCTCAGCAGACACAGTCTTTCAACCTGCAGAGGAGCTGGGCAATGCACTGCAGGCATCGCGTTTGTCCAGAACACCAGGCTCCTCAGGGTCCAGCTCTTCCACAGAAGAGCCAGAGCTGGCCAAGTGCAGCCACTGTGGACGCTCGTTTCTTTCCCGAAGGCTGCAGAGACACTCCATCGTCTGTAGCAAGATGCAAGGGTCCAAAAGAAAAGTGTTTGACTCCTCCAGGGCCCGGGCGAAGGGCACAGAGCTAGAGCAGTACTTGAATTGGAGGGGGCCAGCCACAGCCAAG GCTGAACCTCCCCCTCGGAAGAGCACCTGGAGACAGAAGCATGAGTCTTTTATCCGTACCCTCCGGCACGCACGGCAGGTCCAGCAGGTAATCGCCAGAGGTGGCGATCCCTCACACTTGCCTTCCATCCTGCCTGCAGAAAATCCAGACTATGTGCAGTGTCCTCACTGCAGCCGCCACTTTGCTCCTAAGGTGGCTGAACGCCACATCCCTAAGTGTAAGACCATCAAGAACCGTCCTCCACCTCCAAGGAAGCATGACAGCTGA
- the Acyp1 gene encoding acylphosphatase-1 isoform X2, with protein MAEGDTLVSVDYEIFGKVQGVFFRKYTQAEGKKLGLVGWVQNTNRGTVQGQLQGPVSKVRFMQEWLETRGSPKSHIDRANFNNEKVISNLDYSDFQIVK; from the exons ATGGCAGAAGGGGACACCTTGGTCTCAGTGGATTACGAAATTTTTGGAAAGGTGCAAGGGGTGTTTTTCCGCAAATACACTCAG gCTGAGGGTAAAAAGCTAGGTTTGGTGGGCTGGGTTCAGAACACCAATCGGGGCACGGTGCAAGGACAGCTGCAAGGCCCAGTCTCCAAGGTGCGCTTCATGCAGGAGTGGCTGGAGACAAGAGGGAGTCCCAAGTCCCACATCGACCGGGCAAACTTCAACAACGAGAAAGTCATCTCAAACTTGGATTATTCGGACTTCCAAATTGTAAAATAA
- the Acyp1 gene encoding acylphosphatase-1 isoform X1, which produces MMLPDLRVCPCLEKGGAPRWAAESSRPSIRGSVRLAGVGLLITLLSALGYCAQAPGLSMAEGDTLVSVDYEIFGKVQGVFFRKYTQAEGKKLGLVGWVQNTNRGTVQGQLQGPVSKVRFMQEWLETRGSPKSHIDRANFNNEKVISNLDYSDFQIVK; this is translated from the exons ATGATGCTCCCAGACCTTAGGGTGTGCCCTTGTCTGGAGAAGGGTGGAGCCCCTAGATGGGCTGCGGAGTCTTCCCGCCCCAGCATTCGGGGGTCTGTCCGGCTAGCGGGAGTGGGACTGCTGATCACCCTTCTGAGCGCGCTCGGCTACTGCGCTCAGGCCCCAG GTTTGAGCATGGCAGAAGGGGACACCTTGGTCTCAGTGGATTACGAAATTTTTGGAAAGGTGCAAGGGGTGTTTTTCCGCAAATACACTCAG gCTGAGGGTAAAAAGCTAGGTTTGGTGGGCTGGGTTCAGAACACCAATCGGGGCACGGTGCAAGGACAGCTGCAAGGCCCAGTCTCCAAGGTGCGCTTCATGCAGGAGTGGCTGGAGACAAGAGGGAGTCCCAAGTCCCACATCGACCGGGCAAACTTCAACAACGAGAAAGTCATCTCAAACTTGGATTATTCGGACTTCCAAATTGTAAAATAA